In the genome of Kitasatospora cathayae, one region contains:
- a CDS encoding HAD-IIA family hydrolase, translated as MGRPEGVLLDIDGVLTVDWQPLPGAVAALRRLHADGLPYVLLTNTTSRTRQSVAETLAAAGFPVTAESVLTAPAATAARLAGSRCLLLNSGDIRADLADVELVDDPAEAEVVLIGGGGPEFDYPALNRAFTALQGGARLVAMHRNAYWRTADGLRLDGGAFVAGLEYAAGARAEVLGKPAEAFFTGALERLAVGAGEALMVGDDIESDVLAAQRYGITGVLVRTGKAAAGAPRRGDGDPDHVLDSVADLPELLSRLRRE; from the coding sequence ATGGGACGACCCGAAGGCGTGCTGCTCGACATCGACGGCGTGCTCACGGTGGACTGGCAGCCGCTCCCCGGCGCCGTGGCCGCGCTGCGCCGGCTGCACGCCGACGGCCTGCCGTACGTACTGCTGACCAACACCACCTCCCGCACCCGCCAGTCGGTCGCCGAGACCCTCGCGGCCGCCGGGTTCCCGGTCACCGCCGAGTCCGTGCTCACCGCGCCCGCCGCCACCGCCGCCCGGCTGGCGGGCTCCCGCTGCCTGCTGCTCAACAGCGGCGACATCCGGGCGGACCTCGCCGACGTCGAGCTGGTCGACGACCCGGCCGAGGCCGAGGTGGTGCTGATCGGCGGCGGCGGTCCGGAGTTCGACTACCCGGCGCTCAACCGGGCCTTCACCGCTCTCCAGGGCGGTGCCCGACTGGTCGCGATGCACCGCAACGCCTACTGGCGGACGGCGGACGGGCTGCGGCTGGACGGCGGCGCCTTCGTCGCCGGTCTGGAGTACGCGGCCGGTGCGCGGGCCGAGGTGCTCGGCAAACCGGCCGAGGCCTTCTTCACCGGCGCGCTCGAACGACTGGCCGTCGGCGCGGGCGAGGCGCTGATGGTCGGCGACGACATCGAGTCCGATGTGCTCGCCGCCCAGCGCTACGGGATCACCGGCGTCCTGGTGCGCACCGGCAAGGCCGCCGCGGGCGCACCGCGCCGGGGCGACGGCGACCCGGACCACGTGC